A window from Corynebacterium urealyticum DSM 7109 encodes these proteins:
- a CDS encoding YPDG domain-containing protein, with protein sequence MANLRGPIARGEKSGAFALGFSDKMKSVAGAMAVLALATTGTVVVQSQNAPAAANVLQESKAIYSAGDHRANHTVNGAVYVDRSSINSTKSGEDQGLSNVKVYAQWMDEKVKGYAVSPVYTTNTRADGTYTVDFPEWTDSQGNKHLFKANPYQKLRVWIENPDSSKYEISYMEGDGVFKGSTERYASVWSLDLVNGGNVRDQNIALTETPESWLQKPEADWKQSEAKTGDGYINGRVFWDQKNLAGAGDVPQYNTGHGDVAVSGVKVVGSYLRDEVANELDQWKKDNRGYTQLELKQAQQDAIKKFETDNPGQSAIAETVTATTDAQGQYVLQFNGTYGVTSTNIGTWPNAEAKKLFHTVADSAASGRWATSGGDLAQSAAGNVSKHINMDYVYVQPILDESANVNPDNFRTAMFTNPTWNISYATAPKRHAVDNSDFALKPSKPGFDVVDYNTTDKPAFKGTEVQTRTVGLVPNTPYTIQWYDAAGEKVGTTCKLDSDDLGAVPSCPFTVPDTAKAGDVFTAVVELPDGTPFLADSFIVKEPMTDSMDPKYEDKLVVPGEETKSTPTFTDKDGQKVDAPKDAKFSIPEDFKAPEGYEVKIDENTGEVTVTFPDKSKLNKDTAEEFSVPVTVTYPDGTKDDAKANFKLDTDGDGKPDTEDEDDDNDGIPDKDDSNPKVPNVNEHFDPKYEDGSGKPGSDVKIEAPTFTDKDDKDTEAPEGTKFTPGDDAPEGVKVDENTGAITVTIPEGANPGDEIKVPVVVTYPDGTKDNVEVTVTVTDKDNGVFEPKYKSELVVPGKETKSSPTFTDKDGKDAKAPEGSKFTIPEGFTAPEGYEVSIDENTGEITVTVDGGKLNKDTVEEFDVPVTVTYPDGSKDDAKANFKLDTDGDGDPDVTDPDDDGDGIPDEDDSNPKVPNANDHFDPVYEDGSGKPGSDVKIDPPTFKDKDGNETKAPEGTKFTPGENAPEGVTIDENTGEITVPIPEGANPGDKITVPVEVTYPDGSKDTVEVTVTVTDKDAGLYEPKYEDKLVVPGQETKSSPTFTDKDGKDAKAPEGSKFTIPEGFTAPEGYEVSIDENTGEITVTVDGGKLNKDTVEEFDVPVTVTYPDGSKDDAKANFKLDTDGDGDPDVTDPDDDGDGVNDEEEKEKGSNPKDPDSKPEAPAEKPDWSDDKGKPGDKVEIPNTGGDVPEGTTVETEGPGKAEIDENGNLIVDIDKDAKPGDKIEVVVKDKDGNEIDRVVVEVEQPDAPAEKPDWSDDKGKPGDKVEIPNTGGDVPEGTTVETEGPGKAEIDENGNLIVDIDKDAKPGDKIEVVVKDKDGNEIDRVVVEVEEPDAPAKVDYRPSYGDPVVVPAGGSKTAEIAYPADQTAPAGTKYVLDPNYTVPNGWTIEVDETTGKVTATVDPAGPNGARQEELVVPVLVQYPEDANATGNDVANATFQLDTDGDNIPDITDEDDDGDGVSDQEEKDNGSDPKDPDSTPEAPVNDFQPSYEEKTVPAGQSVESPVTFTGEDKPEGTTFSIAENFVAPHGWTFEVDPETGTVTATVVPAGPDGARQEQVIVPIVVTYPDGTATSDDTANAVFNLDTDGDGTPDSKDDDDDGDGFTDEEEKEKGTDPKDPNDKPQPDAPAEQPDWKDDSGKPGDKVEIPNTGGDVPEGATVETEGPGKAEIDENGNLIVDIDKDAKPGDKIVVVVKDKDGNEIDRVVVEVEQPDAPAEQPDWKDDSGKPGDKVEIPNTGGDVPEGATVETEGPGKAEIDENGNLVVDIDEDAKPGDKIEVVVKDKDGNEIDRVVVEVEQPDAPAEKPDWSDDKGKPGDKVEIPNTGGDVPEGATVETEGPGKAEIDENGNLVVDIDEDAKPGDKIEVVVKDKDGNVIDEVTVTVTEKEKPGGSSDLPEGLIPGLIGGGIIGGIIGGNLGSSHGSSTPGQGAGSGHGSHGKGADKGAGNGADKGAQQGGKGAGQSGTSQSGAQSGAAQSGASSSSSSAGRQGSLAVTGVSGVAIMLGAAAMALAIGGALLAGRRRREN encoded by the coding sequence ATGGCAAATCTGCGGGGGCCTATCGCCCGCGGTGAGAAGTCCGGCGCTTTCGCGCTGGGCTTTTCCGACAAGATGAAGTCCGTGGCGGGCGCAATGGCAGTCCTGGCGCTGGCAACCACTGGCACCGTGGTGGTGCAGTCTCAGAACGCCCCGGCCGCCGCCAACGTTTTGCAGGAATCGAAGGCTATCTACTCGGCGGGCGATCACAGGGCCAACCACACGGTCAATGGTGCTGTGTACGTTGACCGGTCCAGCATCAACTCGACCAAGTCGGGTGAGGACCAAGGCCTGTCAAACGTCAAGGTGTACGCCCAGTGGATGGACGAAAAAGTCAAGGGCTATGCCGTTTCGCCGGTGTACACCACCAACACTCGTGCAGACGGAACTTATACCGTCGACTTCCCAGAGTGGACGGACAGCCAAGGCAATAAGCACCTTTTCAAGGCTAATCCGTACCAGAAGCTGCGTGTGTGGATCGAAAACCCTGACAGCAGCAAGTACGAAATTTCGTACATGGAAGGCGATGGAGTCTTCAAGGGCTCTACTGAGCGCTACGCCTCCGTGTGGAGCCTTGACCTGGTCAACGGTGGCAATGTCCGTGACCAGAACATTGCACTGACAGAAACGCCGGAAAGCTGGCTGCAGAAGCCGGAAGCTGACTGGAAGCAAAGCGAGGCAAAGACCGGCGACGGCTACATTAACGGTCGTGTTTTCTGGGACCAGAAAAATCTTGCTGGTGCCGGAGATGTCCCCCAGTACAACACGGGCCACGGTGACGTAGCAGTTTCCGGTGTCAAGGTTGTCGGTTCGTACCTGCGTGATGAAGTCGCAAACGAACTTGATCAGTGGAAGAAGGACAACCGCGGCTACACGCAGCTCGAACTTAAGCAGGCGCAGCAGGACGCCATCAAGAAGTTCGAAACTGATAATCCGGGGCAGTCGGCAATTGCCGAAACCGTGACAGCTACGACGGACGCCCAAGGACAGTACGTTCTTCAGTTCAACGGTACGTACGGAGTCACATCGACGAACATCGGGACTTGGCCAAATGCGGAAGCCAAGAAACTCTTCCACACTGTCGCCGACTCTGCCGCTTCTGGACGATGGGCCACATCGGGAGGAGACCTTGCTCAGAGCGCGGCAGGGAACGTCTCAAAGCACATCAACATGGACTACGTCTATGTGCAGCCCATCTTGGACGAAAGCGCCAATGTCAATCCGGATAACTTCCGGACGGCCATGTTCACCAACCCGACCTGGAATATTTCATACGCCACAGCGCCCAAGAGGCACGCCGTTGATAACTCTGACTTCGCTCTGAAGCCCTCGAAGCCCGGCTTTGATGTTGTCGATTACAACACCACCGACAAGCCTGCTTTCAAGGGCACCGAGGTGCAGACCAGGACCGTCGGCCTTGTTCCGAACACGCCGTACACCATCCAGTGGTACGACGCTGCTGGTGAGAAGGTGGGCACAACCTGCAAGCTTGACAGCGATGACTTGGGCGCAGTGCCTTCGTGCCCGTTCACCGTTCCGGACACGGCAAAAGCCGGTGATGTCTTTACAGCAGTTGTGGAACTGCCGGATGGCACCCCGTTCTTGGCTGATTCGTTCATCGTCAAGGAGCCGATGACCGATTCCATGGACCCCAAGTACGAAGACAAGCTGGTTGTTCCTGGTGAGGAAACCAAGTCGACCCCGACCTTCACTGACAAGGACGGTCAGAAGGTCGACGCTCCTAAGGATGCGAAGTTCTCGATTCCTGAAGACTTCAAGGCTCCTGAGGGCTACGAAGTGAAGATTGACGAGAACACCGGTGAGGTCACCGTAACGTTCCCGGACAAGTCCAAGCTGAACAAGGACACTGCCGAAGAATTCAGTGTCCCTGTCACGGTTACTTACCCGGATGGCACCAAGGACGACGCTAAGGCGAACTTCAAGCTGGACACCGATGGTGACGGTAAGCCGGACACCGAGGATGAGGACGACGATAACGACGGCATCCCGGATAAGGACGACAGCAACCCGAAGGTTCCGAACGTTAACGAGCACTTCGATCCGAAGTACGAGGATGGTTCGGGTAAGCCGGGTTCTGATGTCAAGATCGAGGCTCCGACCTTCACCGATAAGGACGATAAGGACACCGAGGCTCCTGAGGGCACCAAGTTCACTCCTGGTGATGATGCTCCGGAGGGTGTCAAGGTAGACGAGAACACCGGTGCGATCACCGTGACCATCCCTGAGGGTGCGAACCCGGGTGATGAGATCAAGGTTCCGGTTGTTGTGACCTACCCGGATGGCACGAAGGACAACGTCGAGGTCACTGTCACGGTGACCGACAAGGACAACGGCGTCTTCGAGCCGAAGTACAAGTCCGAGCTGGTTGTTCCTGGTAAGGAGACCAAGTCTTCCCCGACCTTCACTGACAAGGACGGTAAGGACGCCAAGGCTCCTGAGGGTTCGAAGTTCACCATTCCGGAGGGCTTCACCGCTCCCGAGGGCTACGAAGTCTCTATCGATGAGAACACCGGTGAGATCACGGTGACTGTCGACGGGGGCAAGCTCAACAAGGACACCGTCGAGGAGTTCGACGTTCCTGTCACGGTGACCTACCCGGATGGCAGCAAGGACGACGCTAAGGCGAACTTCAAGCTGGACACCGATGGTGACGGTGACCCTGACGTCACGGACCCGGATGATGACGGCGACGGCATCCCGGACGAAGACGACAGCAACCCGAAGGTTCCGAACGCGAACGATCACTTCGATCCTGTATACGAAGATGGTTCGGGTAAGCCGGGCAGCGACGTCAAGATCGATCCTCCGACCTTCAAGGACAAGGACGGCAACGAGACCAAGGCTCCTGAGGGCACCAAGTTCACCCCTGGTGAGAACGCGCCTGAGGGTGTGACCATCGACGAGAACACCGGTGAGATCACGGTTCCGATCCCTGAGGGTGCTAACCCTGGTGACAAGATCACCGTTCCGGTTGAGGTGACTTACCCGGATGGCTCCAAGGACACCGTTGAGGTCACCGTCACGGTGACCGATAAGGATGCCGGCCTGTACGAGCCGAAGTACGAGGACAAGCTGGTTGTTCCTGGTCAGGAGACCAAGTCTTCTCCGACCTTCACTGACAAGGACGGTAAGGACGCCAAGGCTCCTGAGGGTTCGAAGTTCACCATTCCGGAGGGCTTCACCGCTCCCGAGGGCTACGAAGTCTCTATCGATGAGAACACCGGTGAGATCACGGTGACTGTCGACGGGGGCAAGCTCAACAAGGACACCGTCGAGGAGTTCGACGTTCCTGTCACGGTGACCTACCCGGATGGCAGCAAGGACGACGCTAAGGCGAACTTCAAGCTGGACACCGATGGTGACGGTGACCCTGACGTCACGGACCCGGATGATGACGGTGACGGCGTCAACGACGAGGAGGAGAAGGAGAAGGGCTCTAACCCGAAGGACCCGGACTCTAAGCCAGAGGCTCCGGCTGAGAAGCCTGACTGGAGCGACGATAAGGGTAAGCCTGGCGACAAGGTTGAGATCCCGAACACCGGTGGCGATGTTCCGGAGGGCACCACGGTTGAGACCGAGGGTCCGGGTAAGGCTGAGATCGATGAGAACGGCAACCTGATTGTCGATATCGATAAGGACGCCAAGCCTGGTGACAAGATCGAGGTCGTTGTCAAGGACAAGGACGGCAACGAGATCGACCGTGTAGTCGTTGAGGTTGAGCAGCCGGACGCTCCGGCTGAGAAGCCTGACTGGAGCGACGATAAGGGTAAGCCTGGCGACAAGGTTGAGATCCCGAACACCGGTGGCGATGTTCCGGAGGGCACCACGGTTGAGACCGAGGGTCCGGGTAAGGCTGAGATCGATGAGAACGGCAACCTGATTGTCGATATCGATAAGGACGCCAAGCCTGGTGACAAGATCGAGGTCGTTGTCAAGGACAAGGACGGCAACGAGATCGACCGTGTAGTCGTTGAGGTTGAAGAGCCTGACGCTCCTGCGAAGGTTGACTACCGTCCGTCCTACGGCGACCCGGTCGTCGTTCCGGCTGGTGGCTCCAAGACCGCGGAGATCGCTTACCCAGCGGATCAGACCGCACCGGCGGGCACCAAGTACGTCCTCGACCCGAACTACACCGTCCCGAACGGCTGGACCATTGAGGTTGACGAGACGACCGGCAAGGTCACTGCGACGGTCGACCCGGCTGGCCCGAATGGTGCACGTCAGGAAGAGCTGGTTGTCCCGGTTCTGGTGCAGTACCCAGAGGACGCTAACGCAACCGGCAATGACGTTGCGAACGCAACGTTCCAGCTGGACACCGATGGCGACAACATCCCTGACATCACGGACGAGGATGACGACGGCGACGGCGTCTCTGACCAGGAGGAGAAGGACAACGGCTCCGATCCGAAGGATCCGGACTCCACTCCAGAAGCTCCGGTGAATGACTTCCAGCCGAGCTACGAGGAGAAGACCGTTCCGGCTGGCCAGTCCGTCGAGAGCCCGGTGACCTTCACCGGCGAGGACAAGCCTGAGGGCACCACGTTCTCCATCGCCGAGAACTTCGTTGCACCGCACGGCTGGACCTTCGAGGTCGATCCGGAGACCGGCACCGTGACGGCTACGGTCGTCCCGGCTGGCCCGGACGGAGCACGCCAGGAGCAGGTCATCGTTCCGATCGTCGTCACCTACCCAGACGGCACCGCGACGAGCGACGACACCGCGAACGCAGTGTTCAACCTCGACACCGATGGAGACGGCACGCCGGACTCCAAGGACGATGACGACGACGGCGACGGCTTCACCGACGAGGAGGAGAAGGAGAAGGGCACCGACCCGAAGGACCCGAACGACAAGCCACAGCCGGATGCTCCGGCTGAGCAGCCTGACTGGAAGGACGATTCCGGTAAGCCTGGCGACAAGGTTGAGATCCCGAACACCGGCGGCGATGTCCCGGAGGGCGCCACGGTTGAGACCGAGGGCCCGGGTAAGGCTGAGATCGATGAGAACGGCAACCTGATTGTCGACATCGATAAGGACGCTAAGCCTGGTGACAAGATCGTCGTCGTTGTCAAGGACAAGGACGGCAACGAGATCGACCGCGTAGTCGTTGAGGTTGAGCAGCCGGATGCTCCGGCTGAGCAGCCTGACTGGAAGGACGATTCCGGTAAGCCTGGCGACAAGGTTGAGATCCCGAACACCGGCGGCGATGTCCCGGAGGGCGCCACGGTTGAGACCGAGGGTCCGGGTAAGGCTGAGATCGATGAGAACGGCAACCTGGTTGTCGATATCGATGAGGACGCCAAGCCTGGTGACAAGATCGAGGTCGTTGTCAAGGACAAGGACGGCAACGAGATCGACCGTGTAGTCGTTGAGGTTGAGCAGCCGGACGCTCCGGCTGAGAAGCCTGACTGGAGCGACGATAAGGGTAAGCCTGGCGACAAGGTTGAGATCCCGAACACCGGTGGCGATGTTCCGGAGGGCGCCACGGTTGAGACCGAGGGTCCGGGTAAGGCTGAGATCGATGAGAACGGCAACCTGGTTGTCGATATCGATGAGGACGCCAAGCCTGGTGACAAGATCGAGGTCGTTGTCAAGGACAAGGACGGCAACGTGATCGACGAGGTCACCGTCACGGTCACCGAAAAGGAGAAGCCGGGTGGCTCCTCTGACCTGCCGGAGGGCCTGATTCCGGGCCTGATCGGTGGCGGCATCATCGGTGGCATCATTGGTGGCAATCTGGGCTCCTCCCACGGTTCCTCCACCCCGGGCCAGGGCGCTGGCTCCGGCCACGGTTCCCACGGCAAGGGCGCCGATAAGGGTGCAGGCAACGGTGCCGACAAGGGTGCTCAGCAGGGCGGTAAGGGTGCTGGCCAGTCCGGTACCTCCCAGTCCGGTGCTCAGTCCGGCGCGGCACAGTCTGGTGCTTCTAGCTCCAGCTCTAGCGCGGGTCGTCAGGGTTCCCTGGCAGTGACCGGTGTGTCCGGCGTGGCGATCATGCTGGGTGCTGCCGCGATGGCCCTGGCTATCGGTGGCGCACTGCTGGCTGGCCGTCGTCGCCGCGAAAACTAA
- a CDS encoding CCA tRNA nucleotidyltransferase, whose protein sequence is MTTRANETADGATAGAAAEAGATAAGAGAGAGAGAAEVTGDTQAKEAAMLGAAWQSLRRNDATLRRLAKAFEEAGHELYLVGGSVRDAMLARLSHDLDFTTDARPDAVMGILEPMAETVWDTGIEFGTVSALVGGLEVEITTFRADQYDGQSRNPEVTFGDTLEGDLVRRDFRANAMALKLSADGEHEFCDPLGGLADVAAGVLDTPDSPEVSFRDDPLRMLRACRFVSQLGFAVAPRVAEAMVAMADQIQRITVERVAVELNKLLLGTAPWEGLDLMVEAGLADYVLPELPRLRMTQDEHKQHKDVYWHSLTVLRNALVQEQNYGVEPDLELRWAALLHDCGKPDTRAFTESGQVTFHQHEVVGAKLVRRRLRKLKFSKQLVKDISQLVFLHMRFYGYGDSAWTDSAVRRYVTDAGDLLPKLHMLVRADCTTRNKRKGARLRRNYDDLERRIEELKEKEDLAAVRPDLDGNEIMEILGLKPGPEVGQAWAFLKELRLDRGPLGRDEAIAELRAWWDVQQG, encoded by the coding sequence GTGACTACGAGGGCGAATGAGACTGCAGATGGCGCGACGGCTGGCGCTGCCGCGGAAGCCGGTGCGACGGCGGCCGGTGCTGGGGCTGGCGCTGGGGCGGGCGCTGCCGAGGTAACCGGGGATACGCAGGCCAAGGAGGCGGCGATGCTGGGGGCGGCGTGGCAGTCCCTGCGCCGCAATGACGCCACGCTGCGCCGGCTGGCAAAGGCCTTCGAGGAAGCGGGCCACGAGCTCTACCTGGTGGGTGGTTCGGTGCGCGACGCGATGCTGGCACGCCTCAGCCACGACCTGGACTTCACCACGGATGCCCGCCCCGATGCGGTGATGGGGATCCTGGAGCCGATGGCCGAGACGGTCTGGGATACGGGCATTGAGTTCGGCACCGTCTCCGCGCTGGTCGGCGGCCTGGAGGTGGAGATCACTACCTTCCGGGCGGATCAGTACGACGGCCAGTCCCGCAACCCGGAGGTCACCTTCGGCGACACCCTGGAGGGGGATCTGGTGCGCCGGGACTTCCGCGCGAACGCGATGGCGTTGAAGCTCTCCGCAGACGGGGAGCACGAGTTCTGCGACCCGCTGGGTGGTTTGGCCGACGTAGCCGCCGGGGTGCTGGACACCCCGGATAGCCCGGAGGTGAGCTTCCGGGACGATCCGCTGCGGATGCTGCGGGCCTGCCGTTTCGTCTCTCAGCTGGGTTTCGCGGTCGCCCCTCGGGTGGCTGAGGCCATGGTGGCGATGGCGGATCAGATCCAGCGGATCACGGTGGAGCGCGTGGCGGTGGAGCTGAATAAGCTGCTGCTCGGCACGGCCCCGTGGGAGGGCCTGGACCTGATGGTGGAGGCCGGCCTGGCGGATTACGTCCTCCCGGAGCTGCCGCGCCTGCGGATGACCCAGGACGAGCACAAGCAGCACAAGGATGTGTACTGGCACTCCCTGACGGTGCTGCGCAATGCGCTGGTGCAGGAGCAGAACTACGGCGTGGAGCCGGATCTGGAGCTGCGCTGGGCCGCCCTGCTGCACGACTGCGGGAAGCCGGACACCCGGGCGTTCACGGAATCTGGCCAGGTGACCTTCCACCAGCACGAGGTGGTGGGCGCGAAGTTGGTGCGTCGCCGTCTGCGGAAGCTGAAGTTTTCTAAGCAGTTGGTGAAGGATATTTCCCAGCTGGTGTTCCTGCACATGCGTTTCTATGGCTATGGGGATAGCGCGTGGACGGATTCGGCGGTGCGCCGTTATGTGACGGATGCGGGTGATCTGCTGCCGAAGCTGCACATGCTGGTGCGGGCGGATTGCACGACCCGTAATAAGCGCAAGGGGGCGCGCCTGCGCCGTAATTACGACGACCTCGAGCGGCGGATTGAGGAACTCAAGGAGAAGGAGGACCTCGCCGCGGTGCGCCCGGACCTGGATGGCAACGAGATCATGGAGATCCTGGGTTTGAAGCCGGGCCCGGAGGTGGGTCAGGCGTGGGCGTTTTTGAAGGAGCTGCGCTTGGATCGGGGGCCGCTGGGTCGGGACGAGGCCATTGCGGAGCTGCGGGCCTGGTGGGACGTGCAGCAGGGGTAG
- a CDS encoding NUDIX hydrolase, which yields MAQHPNTAPVTHPAATTGTPNPPPAVPPSPGQAATINRMNTNDSATTSSGSPRSTRRRSQHDEQPQRENQRRPKNAKNAKNNRKGKGRGNQQGQQGDNSRNSNRNNRSSNRSNRSSSNRNHPKRTGTRRAKQGKQGRTHLEHSDLPLSVETSAGGLVLTGLAEAVRPNGSVDMSKIYAALIGRVDRRGRLLWSMPKGHVEEHESHHSTAEREVWEETGIAGTVIDELGTIDYWFVSEGTRIHKTVHHHLLRYVDGEFNDEDPEVTEVTWVPVNNLVERLAYADERRLARRALDTLPKHARAEAEAGRATPR from the coding sequence ATGGCCCAACACCCCAACACCGCGCCGGTCACCCACCCGGCAGCCACCACCGGCACGCCCAACCCCCCGCCAGCGGTTCCCCCAAGCCCCGGCCAAGCAGCTACTATAAACAGAATGAACACGAACGACAGCGCCACCACGAGCAGCGGTTCGCCCCGCAGCACGCGCCGCCGTTCGCAGCACGACGAACAGCCGCAGCGCGAAAACCAGCGCCGCCCAAAAAACGCCAAGAACGCGAAGAACAACCGCAAGGGCAAGGGCCGCGGCAACCAGCAAGGCCAGCAGGGCGACAACAGCCGCAACAGCAACCGGAACAACCGCAGCTCGAACCGCAGCAACCGCTCTAGCTCCAACCGCAACCACCCGAAGCGCACCGGCACCCGGCGCGCCAAGCAGGGCAAGCAGGGCCGCACCCACCTGGAGCACTCCGACCTGCCGCTCTCGGTGGAAACCTCCGCCGGCGGCCTCGTCCTCACCGGACTGGCCGAAGCCGTGCGCCCCAACGGCAGCGTGGACATGTCCAAGATCTACGCCGCCCTCATCGGCCGCGTCGACCGCCGCGGACGCCTCCTGTGGTCCATGCCCAAAGGCCACGTCGAAGAACACGAATCCCACCACAGCACCGCCGAACGCGAAGTGTGGGAGGAAACCGGCATCGCCGGAACCGTCATCGACGAGCTCGGCACCATCGACTACTGGTTCGTCTCCGAAGGCACCCGCATCCACAAGACCGTCCACCACCACCTGCTGCGCTACGTGGACGGCGAGTTCAACGACGAAGACCCCGAGGTCACCGAAGTCACCTGGGTTCCCGTGAACAACCTGGTCGAACGCCTCGCCTACGCCGACGAGCGCCGCCTGGCCCGCCGCGCCCTCGACACGCTGCCGAAGCACGCCCGCGCGGAAGCGGAAGCAGGCCGCGCCACCCCGCGTTAG